From a single Loigolactobacillus coryniformis subsp. coryniformis KCTC 3167 = DSM 20001 genomic region:
- the recO gene encoding DNA repair protein RecO, translating into MAQREITDFNGIVMLRKDYRERDMLVKILTDRFGKKMFFIRGARKKGFRLAAAILPFTHGTFVGNIRDEGLSFINTAKEYRQWQTISQDITLNAYATYILSLVDAAFPDGQPLERWYEQTDLALRYIDDGFDPQIITNIMEVQLLQIFGVAPRLESCVVCQRTDLPLDYSQSYGGLLCQQHWSLDPYRFHASARAIYLLRLFSVIDLRKLNSITVKAATKQELRRMLDRIYQDSVGLSLKSKHFIDEMAKWDDLLKP; encoded by the coding sequence GTGGCACAACGAGAAATTACTGACTTTAATGGCATCGTGATGTTACGTAAAGATTATCGCGAACGCGACATGTTGGTTAAGATTTTAACTGATCGGTTTGGCAAGAAAATGTTCTTTATTCGTGGTGCACGCAAAAAGGGGTTTCGCTTGGCAGCGGCAATTTTACCGTTTACTCACGGGACTTTTGTGGGTAATATTCGTGACGAAGGGCTGTCGTTTATTAATACAGCTAAGGAATACCGCCAGTGGCAAACCATCAGTCAAGATATCACTTTGAATGCCTACGCAACTTATATTTTAAGCTTGGTGGATGCGGCATTTCCGGATGGTCAGCCGTTGGAACGGTGGTATGAACAAACTGACTTGGCACTACGTTATATTGACGATGGTTTCGATCCACAAATCATTACTAATATCATGGAAGTACAATTGCTACAGATTTTTGGGGTTGCTCCGCGGTTAGAAAGTTGCGTTGTTTGCCAACGGACGGACCTACCTCTGGACTATTCACAGAGTTATGGTGGCTTGTTGTGTCAGCAGCATTGGTCTTTAGATCCCTATCGCTTCCATGCTAGTGCCCGGGCGATCTACTTGTTACGGCTATTTTCAGTGATTGACTTGCGTAAACTAAATTCGATTACGGTCAAAGCTGCGACTAAGCAGGAATTACGGCGGATGCTAGATCGTATTTATCAAGATAGTGTTGGTCTGTCATTGAAGAGCAAACATTTTATTGATGAAATGGCAAAGTGGGACGATTTACTAAAACCATGA
- the glyQ gene encoding glycine--tRNA ligase subunit alpha: protein MNQKLNIQDMILTLQRYWGKQGCMLMEAYDTEKGAGTMSPYTFLRAIGPEPWNAAYVEPSRRPADGRYGENPNRLYQHHQFQVVMKPSPANIQELYLGSLRELGIEPLEHDIRFVEDNWENPSMGCAGVGWEVWLDGMEVTQFTYFQVVGGLNVKPVTSEITYGIERLASYIQDVNNVFDLEWGDGVKYGEIFKEPEYEHSKYSFEESNQEMLLQLFDMYEKEAKKQIKNGLVHPAYDYILKCSHTFNLLDARGAVSVTERAGYLARIRNMARSVARAFVAEREKLGFPLLKEAAKKEEA from the coding sequence ATGAATCAGAAGTTGAATATTCAAGATATGATTTTGACCTTGCAACGTTACTGGGGTAAACAAGGTTGTATGCTGATGGAAGCATACGATACAGAAAAAGGCGCCGGCACCATGAGTCCGTACACTTTCTTGCGGGCAATCGGTCCTGAACCATGGAATGCAGCCTACGTTGAACCTTCGCGGCGTCCAGCGGATGGTCGTTATGGTGAAAATCCTAACCGCTTGTACCAACATCATCAATTCCAGGTCGTGATGAAGCCATCACCTGCTAATATTCAGGAACTTTATTTAGGTAGTTTGCGTGAATTGGGTATCGAACCGCTAGAACACGATATTCGTTTTGTTGAAGATAATTGGGAAAACCCATCAATGGGCTGTGCCGGTGTTGGTTGGGAAGTTTGGCTTGACGGAATGGAAGTTACTCAATTCACTTATTTCCAAGTTGTTGGGGGCTTAAACGTTAAACCAGTCACTTCTGAAATTACTTACGGGATTGAACGCTTAGCGTCATACATCCAAGATGTCAACAATGTTTTTGACTTGGAATGGGGCGATGGCGTTAAATACGGTGAAATCTTTAAAGAACCAGAGTATGAGCATTCTAAATACTCTTTCGAAGAAAGTAATCAAGAAATGCTGTTACAGTTATTTGATATGTACGAAAAAGAAGCAAAGAAGCAGATCAAAAATGGTTTAGTTCATCCAGCTTATGACTACATTCTTAAATGCAGCCATACCTTTAATTTATTGGATGCACGTGGCGCTGTCAGTGTGACGGAACGGGCTGGCTACTTAGCACGAATCCGGAATATGGCGCGTTCGGTTGCGCGTGCATTTGTTGCTGAGCGGGAGAAATTAGGCTTCCCATTGTTAAAAGAAGCAGCTAAAAAGGAGGAGGCATAA
- the glyS gene encoding glycine--tRNA ligase subunit beta, giving the protein MSQTFLLEIGLEEIPAHVVTPSRQQLVKRAADFLKEERLDYGEIKSFATPRRLAIMVTEVAAKQADIKEELRGPAKRIAQDADGNWTKAAQGFVRGQGLTTDDITFKQQKGEDYVFVNKFIPGKSATEVLSGMDKVITSMTFPTNMHWGSYDFEYIRPIHWLVALLDQAIVPLKVLDIKSGRTTRGHRFLGKSVDLAQATDYESALAAQFVIVDPTKRKAEIKQQITDLAQANNWVVELDADLLEEVNNLVEYPTAFAGSFKEKYLQMPDEVLITSMKDHQRFFYARNQAGKLLPIFISVRNGNRDYLDNVISGNEKVLTARLEDAQFFYNEDQQQTIAAYVERLKKVTFHEKIGTMYEKMQRVQLIGQLLGKNLGLTSTELADLQRASEIYKFDLMTGMVGEFPELQGVMGEKYALLQGEKPAVATAIREHYMPISADGELPQTKVGAVLAVADKIDSIASFFAVGLIPTGSNDPYALRRQAAGIVRIVKAENWHLDISTLQQQSSQLLAEHNATFGLKLDAHITELQQFINERMRQWFGQHKVRYDIVDAVLASHENDLQQMFAAAKVLEQRKDDPAFKSTIEALTRVLRLSEKADFKSQASLTVDPALFENDAEQQLYSAVEAVRNQAAQRTIAENYQALEQLRPLIADYFEATMVMVDDEAVRNNRLKQLAILAHLIFSIADLNQLIVK; this is encoded by the coding sequence ATGAGCCAGACATTTTTATTAGAGATCGGATTAGAAGAAATCCCTGCACATGTGGTTACACCAAGTCGGCAACAATTAGTTAAGCGTGCCGCTGATTTCTTAAAAGAAGAACGATTAGATTATGGTGAAATCAAATCTTTTGCTACACCACGACGCTTAGCAATTATGGTGACAGAGGTTGCGGCTAAACAAGCTGATATCAAGGAAGAACTACGTGGCCCAGCCAAACGGATCGCGCAGGATGCTGATGGCAACTGGACTAAGGCAGCGCAAGGCTTTGTTCGCGGCCAAGGCTTAACGACCGACGATATCACCTTTAAGCAACAAAAGGGTGAAGATTATGTCTTCGTTAATAAATTTATTCCTGGTAAATCCGCAACTGAAGTTTTAAGTGGCATGGATAAAGTGATCACTAGTATGACGTTCCCAACAAACATGCATTGGGGCAGTTATGATTTTGAATATATTCGGCCAATTCACTGGTTGGTTGCCCTGTTGGATCAAGCCATCGTACCTTTAAAGGTCTTAGATATTAAGAGTGGTCGCACAACTCGGGGCCATCGCTTCTTGGGCAAATCGGTTGATTTAGCCCAAGCAACTGACTATGAGTCAGCTTTGGCTGCTCAATTTGTGATCGTTGATCCAACTAAACGTAAGGCGGAGATCAAGCAACAGATCACTGACTTAGCCCAAGCAAATAATTGGGTCGTTGAATTAGATGCCGACTTGTTGGAAGAAGTTAATAATCTAGTTGAATACCCAACGGCTTTTGCGGGTAGTTTTAAGGAAAAATATTTACAGATGCCTGATGAAGTGTTGATCACTTCTATGAAGGATCATCAACGTTTCTTCTATGCACGCAACCAAGCCGGCAAGCTGTTACCAATCTTCATTTCAGTTCGTAATGGTAACCGTGACTATTTAGATAACGTGATCAGCGGCAATGAAAAAGTATTGACCGCACGCTTAGAAGATGCTCAATTTTTCTATAATGAAGATCAACAACAAACAATTGCGGCCTATGTTGAGCGTTTGAAAAAAGTGACTTTCCATGAAAAAATTGGGACAATGTACGAGAAGATGCAACGTGTGCAATTAATTGGTCAGCTGTTAGGGAAAAACTTAGGTTTGACTAGCACTGAATTAGCTGATCTACAACGAGCTAGTGAGATCTATAAGTTTGACTTGATGACGGGGATGGTTGGCGAATTCCCTGAATTACAAGGGGTTATGGGTGAAAAGTATGCCTTACTACAAGGTGAAAAACCAGCCGTAGCGACCGCAATTCGGGAACACTATATGCCAATCTCTGCTGATGGTGAGTTACCACAGACCAAGGTTGGCGCAGTTTTGGCAGTTGCCGATAAAATCGACAGTATTGCTAGTTTCTTTGCGGTTGGCTTGATCCCAACTGGTTCAAATGATCCATATGCATTGCGGCGGCAAGCAGCAGGAATCGTGCGGATCGTCAAAGCGGAAAATTGGCATTTAGATATTTCGACCTTGCAACAACAAAGTAGTCAGTTATTGGCGGAACATAATGCAACCTTTGGTTTGAAACTTGATGCGCATATCACGGAGTTACAACAATTCATCAATGAACGGATGCGGCAGTGGTTTGGTCAGCATAAAGTTCGTTATGACATTGTCGATGCTGTTTTGGCTAGTCATGAAAATGATCTGCAACAAATGTTTGCTGCAGCTAAGGTTTTGGAACAGCGCAAAGACGATCCAGCCTTTAAATCAACCATTGAAGCGTTGACGCGTGTCTTACGGTTAAGCGAAAAGGCTGATTTTAAGAGTCAAGCTAGTTTAACTGTCGACCCAGCTTTATTTGAAAATGATGCTGAGCAACAACTTTATTCGGCCGTTGAAGCGGTTCGCAATCAAGCAGCACAACGGACGATTGCTGAAAACTATCAAGCATTGGAACAATTACGACCATTGATTGCGGATTACTTTGAAGCAACGATGGTCATGGTCGATGATGAAGCAGTGCGGAATAATCGCCTGAAACAATTGGCCATTTTAGCGCATCTGATCTTTAGTATTGCTGATTTAAATCAATTGATCGTTAAATAG
- the dnaG gene encoding DNA primase, with protein MATRIPEEVVEQIRGAVNITDVVGQYVQLKKSGRNLFGLCPFHEERTPSFSVAEDKQIFHCFSCGRGGNVFKFIMEIESLSFPEAVTRVADLGHVNIDLSGYATQASPEAAPNSQQQQLRQLYQDAADLFHHILLNTKLGETALAYTQQRQLTAELLDTFNIGYAPDENNLLTRFFAEKKIDFNLLRHSGLFIENSDGTLRDRFVDRVMFPIKDGQGHVIAFSGRALTKREGQPKYLNSPETELFNKRNVLFNFDVAKAEIRKAKQVVLFEGFMDVIAAYRAGIKYGVASMGTSLTNEQLYLLQRSTDHLVVCYDGDPPGMKATDRVIALLHDDPRFQLSIVTLPEQLDPDEYVKKYGAERFRDVLNGGMETAVGFRLRYLKQGRNLDNEQDKLTYIDAALHELVNVSSAVERDIYLNRLSESLQVTYEALVTQLQDYLVDATVKRQPAPQVQHEVAATPQVHQQQAKLTRAERAERGLLNLYFKLADIRIALRNQPDFHFIHEPYQVIYQLATAYFADHDQFVIAQFMDRINDDRLQSLVIAIDQLVYDENTVQEQYQDYLRALQQANLEQQLNAAQTQLQEASRIGDSVGSLNAVQTIVQLKRQMQSSVGSGTVVKN; from the coding sequence TTGGCAACCAGAATTCCCGAAGAAGTTGTGGAACAAATTCGCGGTGCTGTTAATATCACTGATGTCGTGGGGCAATATGTCCAGTTGAAAAAGTCCGGTCGTAATTTGTTTGGGTTATGTCCCTTCCATGAAGAACGAACCCCGTCTTTTTCGGTCGCTGAAGACAAGCAAATTTTTCATTGCTTTAGTTGCGGTCGTGGTGGGAATGTCTTCAAGTTTATTATGGAAATTGAAAGTCTTTCTTTTCCAGAAGCGGTGACCCGAGTTGCGGATCTTGGTCATGTAAATATTGATCTGTCTGGTTATGCGACACAGGCTAGTCCTGAGGCGGCGCCAAATTCGCAGCAACAGCAATTACGGCAACTCTATCAAGATGCCGCTGATTTGTTTCACCATATTCTGTTGAATACAAAGCTTGGTGAGACAGCATTAGCTTATACGCAGCAACGACAATTAACAGCAGAGCTATTAGATACGTTTAATATTGGCTATGCACCAGATGAGAATAATTTGTTGACCCGTTTTTTTGCGGAAAAAAAAATCGATTTTAATTTATTACGGCACTCGGGTTTATTTATTGAAAATAGTGATGGCACATTGCGTGATCGTTTTGTCGATCGGGTTATGTTTCCAATTAAAGATGGTCAGGGGCATGTTATTGCCTTTTCTGGCCGTGCGTTGACTAAGCGTGAGGGTCAACCCAAATATTTAAATAGTCCAGAAACTGAGTTATTTAACAAGCGGAATGTTCTGTTTAATTTTGATGTTGCTAAAGCCGAGATTCGTAAGGCTAAGCAAGTGGTTTTATTTGAGGGCTTTATGGATGTGATCGCGGCTTATCGTGCCGGTATTAAGTACGGTGTTGCCTCGATGGGAACAAGCTTGACTAACGAGCAGCTTTATTTATTACAACGATCAACTGATCATTTAGTTGTCTGTTATGATGGTGATCCGCCTGGGATGAAAGCCACTGATCGCGTCATTGCTTTGTTACACGACGATCCACGTTTTCAGTTAAGTATTGTGACCTTGCCAGAGCAACTCGATCCTGACGAATATGTCAAAAAGTATGGTGCGGAACGTTTTCGTGACGTATTAAACGGTGGCATGGAAACAGCCGTTGGGTTTCGCTTACGCTACTTAAAGCAAGGGCGTAATTTAGATAATGAGCAAGATAAGTTAACCTACATTGATGCAGCTTTACATGAATTGGTCAATGTTAGTTCGGCAGTCGAACGGGATATTTATTTGAATCGACTAAGTGAGTCTTTACAGGTCACTTATGAGGCCTTGGTCACGCAGCTGCAAGATTATTTGGTTGATGCAACGGTTAAGCGGCAACCAGCGCCACAAGTGCAGCATGAAGTTGCTGCAACACCGCAGGTTCATCAACAGCAGGCTAAGTTGACGCGGGCTGAGCGGGCTGAACGTGGGTTGCTGAATTTGTATTTTAAATTAGCTGATATCCGGATTGCTTTGCGCAATCAACCTGATTTCCATTTTATTCACGAACCATATCAAGTTATCTACCAATTGGCCACGGCCTATTTTGCCGATCATGATCAATTTGTGATCGCACAATTTATGGACCGAATCAATGATGATCGTCTGCAAAGTTTGGTGATTGCTATTGATCAATTGGTTTATGATGAAAATACGGTTCAGGAACAATATCAGGATTACCTGCGTGCTTTACAACAAGCAAACTTAGAACAGCAATTGAATGCAGCACAAACGCAGTTGCAAGAAGCCAGTCGAATCGGTGATAGTGTCGGTTCGCTAAATGCAGTGCAGACGATCGTGCAACTTAAGCGACAAATGCAGTCTAGTGTGGGTTCGGGAACAGTGGTAAAAAATTAA
- the rpoD gene encoding RNA polymerase sigma factor RpoD codes for MAEETVKSDNKKLEAALKALIKEYKPEKQIQEDKLTETIVAPFHLQSDAIEKVILRIEDQGISVVDENGEPSQQSLKKEKKVSKKALQDTSAPAGIKINDPVRMYLKEIGRVPLLTADEEVALALKIEQGDGEAKQRLAEANLRLVVSIAKRYVGRGMQFLDLIQEGNMGLMKAVEKFDYRKGFKFSTYATWWIRQAITRAIADQARTIRIPVHMVETINKLIRIQRQLLQDLGREPTPEEIGAEMDMPTDKVREILKIAQEPVSLETPIGEEDDSHLGDFIEDQDATSPADHAAYELLKEQLESVLDTLTDREENVLRLRFGLDDGRTRTLEEVGKVFGVTRERIRQIEAKALRKLRHPSRSKQLKDFLD; via the coding sequence ATGGCAGAAGAGACTGTGAAGAGCGATAATAAGAAATTGGAAGCTGCACTCAAAGCACTCATCAAAGAATATAAGCCTGAAAAGCAAATTCAGGAAGATAAGCTGACCGAGACGATCGTTGCACCATTTCATTTGCAATCTGATGCAATTGAAAAAGTTATTCTTCGAATTGAAGATCAAGGTATCAGTGTAGTCGATGAAAACGGCGAGCCTTCACAACAAAGCTTGAAGAAAGAAAAGAAAGTTTCTAAGAAGGCTTTGCAGGATACATCTGCACCAGCGGGGATCAAGATCAATGATCCAGTGCGGATGTACCTTAAGGAAATTGGGCGGGTACCTTTATTGACGGCTGATGAAGAAGTTGCTTTAGCTTTGAAGATCGAGCAAGGTGACGGTGAGGCTAAGCAGCGGTTGGCTGAAGCTAACTTGCGTTTAGTTGTTTCAATTGCTAAGCGTTATGTTGGCCGGGGAATGCAATTCTTGGATCTGATCCAAGAAGGGAATATGGGCTTGATGAAGGCGGTTGAAAAGTTTGATTACCGTAAAGGGTTCAAATTCTCGACCTACGCAACTTGGTGGATTCGTCAGGCAATTACCCGTGCAATCGCCGATCAAGCGCGGACAATTCGGATTCCGGTTCACATGGTTGAAACAATCAACAAATTGATTCGGATCCAACGGCAGCTACTCCAAGACCTTGGCCGGGAACCAACACCAGAAGAAATTGGCGCTGAAATGGATATGCCAACCGATAAAGTCCGTGAGATCTTGAAGATCGCGCAAGAACCTGTTTCATTGGAAACGCCAATTGGTGAAGAAGATGATTCACATTTAGGTGATTTTATTGAGGATCAGGATGCCACTAGTCCAGCTGACCATGCGGCTTATGAATTGTTAAAAGAACAATTGGAAAGTGTGTTGGACACACTAACTGATCGTGAAGAAAACGTCTTACGGTTACGCTTTGGTCTTGATGATGGTCGGACGCGGACCTTGGAAGAAGTCGGCAAAGTTTTCGGTGTTACTCGTGAACGGATTCGGCAGATCGAAGCTAAGGCATTGCGTAAATTACGCCATCCAAGTCGCTCCAAACAATTAAAAGATTTCTTAGATTAG
- the ltrA gene encoding group II intron reverse transcriptase/maturase, which yields MRKSQKTEQADRQRMIGLEDQRQTGARSIASGEGEKMSGTQFQALVLARNNLNLAYQRVVRNKGAAGVDGMTVDELKPYLKVHREELLAELANGTYKPAPVKQVSIPKPNGGTRKLGIPTVIDRLVQQAVAQVLSPIYEQIFANNSFGFRPQRSAHDAVQQVVQLDNAGYHYVVDLDLKAYFDTVNHDMLMKFLKQRISDRWILRLIRRFLTSGTMNGQLFERSEKGTPQGGPISPLLANIYLNEFDQELARRGHEFVRYADDCNIFVKSPRAGQRVLASVTRFLEHELKLTLNQEKTQVVATNRMKFLGFTLGHTKGRAFPYPVWSAKQRVKQALRRLTKRNRGVSEDQIMAEIRQKMRGWLQYYSLGRMKRFITELDAWLRSRIRQYIWKQWKKAKTRENNLSGLGFTKDEAKLSANTRKGYWRTAHSKTLCRTLTNKELERRGLINLSQTLQQIQSA from the coding sequence ATGCGAAAATCGCAGAAAACAGAACAAGCTGACCGCCAGCGGATGATAGGTCTGGAAGACCAAAGACAAACTGGGGCGCGTAGTATCGCCTCCGGTGAAGGAGAAAAGATGAGTGGCACTCAGTTTCAAGCATTAGTTTTGGCCCGCAACAACCTGAATTTGGCTTATCAACGTGTGGTCAGGAACAAAGGGGCGGCCGGAGTTGACGGTATGACCGTTGATGAATTGAAACCGTACCTGAAAGTACATCGCGAAGAATTACTCGCAGAATTGGCCAATGGGACTTATAAACCGGCACCAGTCAAGCAAGTCTCAATTCCAAAGCCCAACGGTGGAACGCGTAAGCTTGGCATTCCGACCGTGATCGACCGGCTAGTCCAGCAGGCCGTGGCCCAGGTCCTTTCGCCGATATATGAACAGATCTTCGCCAACAATAGTTTTGGTTTTCGACCCCAACGCAGTGCACATGACGCAGTTCAACAGGTCGTTCAGCTAGATAATGCGGGTTATCACTATGTGGTTGATCTGGATTTGAAGGCCTACTTCGATACGGTTAATCATGACATGCTTATGAAGTTTCTCAAGCAGCGAATTAGTGACCGCTGGATACTACGGCTCATTCGCCGTTTTCTGACTAGTGGCACCATGAATGGGCAATTGTTTGAACGCAGTGAGAAAGGCACACCGCAAGGCGGGCCGATCTCGCCACTGTTAGCGAATATTTATCTCAACGAATTCGACCAAGAACTAGCTAGGCGCGGTCATGAATTTGTCCGTTACGCCGATGACTGCAATATCTTTGTTAAAAGTCCACGCGCGGGCCAACGAGTCCTCGCTAGTGTGACTCGTTTTCTCGAGCATGAGTTAAAACTCACGCTCAATCAGGAAAAGACACAAGTGGTCGCCACCAACAGAATGAAGTTCTTAGGTTTTACGTTGGGCCACACTAAAGGCAGGGCTTTTCCCTATCCGGTGTGGTCAGCGAAGCAGCGAGTTAAACAAGCATTGAGGCGGCTGACTAAGCGTAATCGTGGTGTATCCGAAGACCAAATAATGGCAGAGATTCGTCAAAAGATGCGCGGTTGGTTGCAGTATTACAGCTTGGGTAGAATGAAGCGGTTCATCACGGAATTAGATGCGTGGCTGCGGTCACGTATTCGCCAGTACATTTGGAAACAATGGAAGAAAGCCAAAACTAGAGAGAACAACTTGAGCGGATTAGGATTTACGAAAGATGAAGCTAAGCTATCCGCTAACACGCGTAAAGGGTACTGGCGGACAGCGCATAGTAAAACGCTGTGCCGTACCCTAACTAACAAAGAGCTGGAACGTCGTGGACTCATTAACTTGAGTCAGACGCTCCAGCAAATTCAGAGTGCTTAA
- a CDS encoding tRNA (adenine(22)-N(1))-methyltransferase yields MNKHHLTKRLTAVANFVPQGARLADIGSDHAMVPINLVASGKIDYAVAGEVITGPFSRAQAAVTDAGLATQIQVRLADGLAAIQAGDQIDTVVIAGMGGILIRDILARGWRTLKTVKRLVLEPNVQEDVVRTWLAQQQFTIVAESILREDNHTYEIIVAEPSDQPVNYTTQQIKFGPHLMQAQSPVFQAKWQHQLLTNQRILANLAQAQNVPQAKIAALETENQQIMEVLHG; encoded by the coding sequence GTGAATAAACATCATTTAACAAAACGTTTAACGGCAGTTGCTAATTTTGTTCCTCAGGGTGCTCGCTTGGCAGATATTGGCTCGGACCACGCGATGGTGCCGATCAATTTAGTGGCTAGTGGCAAAATCGATTATGCTGTGGCCGGCGAAGTAATTACTGGGCCATTTTCACGGGCGCAAGCAGCAGTCACTGATGCTGGTTTGGCGACGCAAATTCAAGTGCGTTTAGCTGACGGATTAGCGGCAATTCAAGCTGGTGACCAAATCGATACCGTGGTGATCGCGGGTATGGGCGGAATTTTGATCCGGGATATTTTAGCACGCGGCTGGCGGACATTGAAAACAGTTAAACGGTTAGTGTTGGAACCAAACGTACAGGAGGATGTGGTCCGCACTTGGCTCGCCCAACAACAGTTTACGATTGTCGCTGAATCGATTTTGCGAGAAGACAATCATACCTATGAAATCATTGTTGCTGAGCCAAGCGATCAACCGGTAAACTACACGACTCAGCAGATTAAATTTGGGCCGCATTTAATGCAGGCACAATCACCAGTATTTCAGGCTAAGTGGCAGCATCAATTGTTAACTAATCAACGAATCCTCGCAAATTTAGCCCAAGCACAAAATGTACCACAGGCTAAAATCGCTGCTTTAGAGACAGAAAATCAGCAGATTATGGAGGTGCTTCATGGTTAA
- a CDS encoding Nif3-like dinuclear metal center hexameric protein, with translation MVKVKDFIQRFEQFAPRYLAENGDPIGMQLGSTEQTIHRVLVTLDVRPEVVKEAIAKKIDFIFAHHPAVFRPAKNLVTDDPQNAMYAELLRHHIAVYAAHTNLDSANGGMNDWLAEQLQLQNVQILQPNYRRQIMKLATYVPQASAATMRQALAAAGAGQLGDYTAASFSYAGTGRFTPGTGAQPFIGQVDQAEAVAETKVEVVFPEDLTNKVLAAMFSVHPYEEPAYDLFHLDNKTGEQFGIGRVGEPQQQMTIREFAEFTRAAFDLHGLRLVTQKPDELVQRVAILGGDGGKFYPAVLQQHANVFVTGDVYYHTAHDMLAAGLSAIDPGHHVESIVKAKAVPLFEQWAQAADWHDVTFMASTLSTDPFTFIN, from the coding sequence ATGGTTAAAGTAAAAGATTTTATTCAGCGTTTTGAACAATTTGCCCCGCGTTATTTAGCGGAAAATGGTGACCCGATCGGGATGCAATTAGGCTCGACGGAACAGACAATCCACCGGGTATTAGTCACCTTAGACGTGCGGCCAGAAGTGGTCAAAGAAGCGATTGCTAAAAAAATCGATTTTATTTTTGCTCACCATCCAGCGGTATTTCGGCCAGCAAAAAATTTAGTGACTGATGATCCACAAAATGCGATGTATGCAGAGTTATTGCGCCACCATATTGCAGTTTATGCGGCTCATACTAATCTGGATAGTGCTAATGGTGGCATGAACGATTGGTTGGCGGAACAACTGCAATTGCAAAATGTACAGATCCTGCAGCCTAATTATCGCCGCCAAATCATGAAATTAGCTACTTATGTTCCGCAAGCTAGTGCTGCCACCATGCGTCAAGCACTAGCTGCCGCAGGTGCTGGTCAGTTAGGCGATTATACAGCAGCTAGTTTCAGTTACGCTGGGACGGGACGGTTTACACCTGGGACAGGTGCCCAGCCCTTTATTGGTCAAGTTGATCAAGCCGAAGCAGTTGCTGAAACAAAGGTTGAAGTTGTTTTTCCTGAGGATTTGACCAACAAGGTGTTAGCGGCCATGTTTAGTGTGCATCCGTATGAAGAACCTGCCTATGATCTATTCCACTTGGATAATAAAACTGGTGAGCAATTTGGTATTGGCCGTGTCGGCGAACCGCAGCAGCAAATGACGATCCGTGAATTTGCTGAATTCACCCGTGCTGCTTTTGATTTGCACGGTTTACGATTAGTCACGCAAAAACCTGATGAACTGGTTCAACGGGTGGCTATCCTCGGTGGGGATGGCGGTAAATTTTATCCGGCGGTATTGCAGCAACACGCCAATGTATTCGTTACTGGGGATGTTTACTATCACACCGCCCATGATATGTTAGCTGCTGGTCTATCGGCAATCGATCCTGGTCATCATGTGGAAAGCATTGTTAAGGCAAAAGCAGTACCGCTGTTTGAACAGTGGGCGCAAGCAGCTGACTGGCATGATGTAACATTTATGGCTTCAACGTTAAGTACTGATCCGTTTACGTTCATTAATTAA